A genomic stretch from Cydia amplana chromosome 1, ilCydAmpl1.1, whole genome shotgun sequence includes:
- the LOC134648118 gene encoding protein mothers against dpp, whose product MDTDDGESSSSGPMSSLNSLFSFTSPAVKKLLGWKQGDEEEKWAEKAVDSLVKKLKKRKGAIEELERALSCPGTPSKCVTIPRSLDGRLQVSHRKGLPHVIYCRVWRWPDLQSHHELKPLEICQYPFSAKQKEVCINPYHYKRVESPVLPPVLVPRHSEFPPGHPHMPFQRIAEPAMPHNVSYSGSGFPPSASSELPDTPPPAYSPPSDDMEPPGEVAPVSYQEPVYWASVAYYELNCRVGEVFHCNSHAVVVDGFTDPSNNSDRFCLGQLSNVNRNSTIENTRRHIGKGVHLFYSGGEVYAECLSDAAIFVQSRNCNHHHGFHASTVCKIPPGCSLKIFNNREFAQLLSQSVNHGFEAVYELTKMCTIRMSFVKGWGAEYHRQDVTSTPCWIEIHLHGPLQWLDKVLTQMGSPHNAISSVS is encoded by the exons GGCGACGAGGAAGAAAAATGGGCGGAGAAGGCCGTAGACAGCCTCGTGAagaagctgaagaagaggaaagGAGCTATAGAAGAATTAGAACGAGCACTGTCATGCCCCGGGACTCCATCTAAGTGTGTCACCATACCACGCTCGCTCGATGGCCGGTTACAG GTTTCCCACCGCAAAGGGCTGCCACACGTGATTTACTGCCGCGTGTGGCGCTGGCCCGACCTACAGTCCCACCATGAGCTCAAGCCCCTCGAGATCTGCCAATACCCCTTCAGCGCCAAACAGAAGGAAGTCTGCATCAACCCCTACCACTATAAACGGGTGGAGAGCCCCGTTCTCCCTCCTGTGTTAGTACCACGACACTCGGAATTTCCACCTGGGCATCCTCACATGCCCTTCCAAAGAATTGCGGAACCCGCAATGCCCCACAATGTTTCTTATTCCGGATCGGGCTTCCCGCCTTCGGCCAGTTCTGAACTCCCGGACACGCCTCCACCGGCGTACTCCCCGCCCTCGGACGACATGGAACCACCGGGCGAAGTGGCGCCCGTGTCTTACCAGGAACCGGTATATTGGGCTTCGGTAGCCTACTACGAACTGAACTGCAGAGTCGGCGAGGTGTTTCATTGCAACTCTCACGCTGTCGTCGTCGACGGCTTCACGGATCCCTCCAACAACAGCGACAGATTCTGCCTAGGACAACTGAGCAACGTCAACAGAAACTCGACCATTGAAAACACCAGACGCCACATAGGAAAAGGCGTGCATTTGTTTTACTCGGGCGGGGAAGTGTACGCCGAATGCCTGTCCGACGCCGCCATCTTCGTGCAGAGCCGCAACTGCAACCACCACCACGGCTTCCACGCCTCCACCGTGTGTAAGATACCGCCCGGCTGCTCCCTGAAGATCTTCAACAATCGCGAATTCGCGCAGCTGCTGTCTCAGAGCGTCAATCACGGCTTCGAAGCGGTCTACGAGCTCACCAAGATGTGCACGATCCGAATGTCGTTCGTGAAGGGATGGGGAGCGGAGTACCACCGCCAGGACGTGACGTCGACCCCGTGCTGGATCGAGATCCATCTCCACGGGCCGCTGCAGTGGCTGGACAAAGTCCTGACGCAGATGGGGTCGCCCCACAACGCCATCTCCTCTGTGTCCTAG